One region of Jonesiaceae bacterium BS-20 genomic DNA includes:
- a CDS encoding DEAD/DEAH box helicase — protein sequence MFPGSQVFGKDLEFGFINDSVISQRLFHPLLISNSHDNTMLRALRHELRKSDSFVFSVAFITPGALALLKQELLDFTGHGVILTSTYLAFNSPETFRELANLENVEVRVFESDDSAGFHAKGYVFRKEHEVTAIVGSSNLTSNALLKNQEWNIRFSARHDGDIVSQLEREIQAQHALSRVLTQDWIDRYEVAFLAQEQANPQSRVIVPSIYDEQGNLFDNSEIQPNQMQVEALQALADLRARGEKRGIIVSATGTGKTILSALDVRQVAPKRMLFIVHREQILDRAMRDYERVLDCDPQDLGKLTGNERTSDRRYVFATVQSLSKPETLAQFGPTDFDYILIDEVHKAGAESYKRLLDHFDPEFFLGMTATPERTDGINIFELFDFNVPYEIRLQEALEEEMLCPFHYYGVSDYTDSHGQVITDTADLGKLVSNERIEYVLQAIKKYGHAGRPVKGLIFCSRTEEAQAISAELNVRTLHGKLLRTVALTGMASIEERESVVEQLEAGELDYIVTVDIFNEGIDIPSVNQVVMLRQTKSSIIFAQQLGRGLRKDIGKDFLVVIDFIGNYANNFLIPIALFGDMSLSKDSIRRNMINADEAGTIAGISSISFDEVAKELVFNAIAATKLDSFARLKEAFNLLKGRLGTTPKLTDFARFATVDPVVIASASSNYHRFLLRLKQVVTPISVMADQFLSFMTTELLNGKRPHELLLLQALLERGELSIHEYDQILAQAMSPRDGAVIESVRKILTLEFFTSAEQLKYGATPLIEIDGDAISLSTSLFECLTLEPEFYAQVSDLIEAGLFTSRHRFKTDEALLVGERYSRKDVCRLLNWESNQQSTIYGYKVDKATGTCPIFITYHKDDEIDASVKYQDEFLDPSHLTWFTRSRRTLKSKEVQAIVENRPVIHVFAKKDDAEGTDFFYLGTASSSAAQETRMGEDEAAMLPVVKMQLKLSGPIESSLYEYLVTSGTNNE from the coding sequence ATGTTCCCAGGTTCTCAAGTCTTTGGGAAGGACCTTGAGTTTGGGTTTATCAATGACTCGGTAATTTCTCAACGGCTCTTCCACCCGCTTCTGATCTCAAATTCGCACGACAACACAATGCTGCGAGCGCTAAGGCATGAATTACGCAAGAGCGACTCATTTGTTTTCTCGGTAGCGTTCATTACCCCGGGGGCTTTGGCTCTTCTCAAGCAGGAACTGCTCGACTTCACCGGTCACGGTGTCATCTTGACCTCTACCTATCTGGCGTTCAATTCACCGGAGACCTTTAGGGAACTCGCGAACCTCGAAAATGTGGAGGTTCGCGTTTTCGAGTCCGACGACAGTGCGGGTTTCCATGCCAAGGGGTACGTGTTCCGTAAGGAACATGAGGTTACGGCAATTGTTGGAAGCTCCAACCTGACCAGCAACGCGCTGTTGAAAAACCAAGAGTGGAATATCCGGTTCTCTGCCCGCCATGATGGGGACATTGTGAGTCAACTGGAACGGGAGATTCAGGCGCAGCATGCACTGAGCCGAGTTCTCACACAGGACTGGATTGACCGTTATGAGGTGGCGTTCCTAGCCCAGGAACAAGCAAACCCTCAATCACGAGTAATTGTTCCCTCAATCTATGACGAGCAGGGCAACCTGTTTGATAACTCAGAGATTCAACCCAACCAGATGCAGGTTGAAGCCCTTCAGGCTCTGGCGGACCTCCGAGCCCGTGGGGAGAAACGTGGCATTATTGTGTCCGCGACCGGCACGGGAAAAACTATCTTGTCTGCCCTCGACGTCCGTCAGGTCGCCCCCAAAAGAATGCTCTTCATCGTCCACCGTGAGCAGATCTTGGACCGCGCGATGCGAGATTATGAGCGGGTTTTGGATTGCGATCCTCAGGACCTGGGCAAACTCACTGGCAATGAACGAACTAGTGACCGGCGGTACGTATTTGCGACCGTCCAATCTTTGTCCAAGCCAGAAACGTTGGCGCAGTTCGGACCTACTGACTTTGACTACATCCTCATCGACGAGGTCCACAAAGCTGGTGCGGAAAGTTACAAGCGCTTACTAGACCACTTCGACCCCGAGTTCTTCCTTGGGATGACTGCGACTCCTGAGCGTACCGATGGCATCAATATCTTTGAACTCTTCGACTTCAATGTGCCTTACGAGATCCGTTTGCAGGAGGCTCTCGAAGAAGAGATGCTTTGTCCGTTCCACTACTACGGGGTATCCGACTACACGGACTCTCACGGACAGGTCATCACCGATACCGCTGATCTAGGCAAGCTTGTTTCGAACGAGCGTATTGAGTACGTGCTGCAAGCTATTAAGAAGTATGGCCATGCAGGGCGTCCGGTTAAGGGGCTCATCTTCTGTAGCCGTACCGAAGAAGCCCAAGCGATCTCCGCGGAGCTAAATGTCCGGACGCTCCATGGCAAGCTGCTGCGGACCGTAGCCTTAACCGGCATGGCCTCGATTGAGGAACGGGAATCGGTCGTAGAGCAACTTGAAGCCGGCGAACTCGACTACATCGTTACCGTTGACATCTTCAACGAGGGTATCGATATTCCAAGCGTCAATCAGGTAGTCATGCTGAGACAGACCAAGTCAAGTATTATCTTCGCCCAGCAACTTGGCCGTGGCCTCCGTAAGGACATTGGCAAGGATTTTCTCGTTGTCATCGACTTTATTGGTAACTACGCCAATAACTTCCTTATCCCTATCGCGTTGTTCGGAGACATGAGCCTTTCTAAGGACTCGATCCGGCGCAATATGATCAATGCGGATGAGGCCGGAACAATCGCGGGTATCTCTAGCATTAGCTTTGACGAAGTTGCTAAGGAACTTGTCTTCAACGCAATAGCCGCAACGAAACTGGATAGTTTTGCCCGTCTCAAAGAGGCATTTAATTTGCTCAAGGGCAGGCTCGGGACAACACCTAAACTGACAGACTTTGCGCGGTTTGCAACGGTTGATCCTGTAGTAATTGCCTCGGCCTCCAGTAACTATCACCGGTTCCTGCTTCGTCTCAAGCAGGTAGTGACTCCAATTTCGGTGATGGCAGACCAGTTCTTGTCCTTCATGACCACAGAACTACTCAATGGAAAGCGCCCCCATGAGCTGCTCTTGTTGCAGGCTTTGCTCGAACGTGGTGAATTGTCGATCCATGAGTACGACCAAATTCTTGCGCAGGCTATGTCCCCACGAGACGGCGCGGTAATTGAGTCAGTCCGAAAGATCCTCACCCTCGAGTTTTTCACCTCCGCGGAGCAGCTTAAGTATGGCGCAACGCCTTTGATCGAGATTGATGGAGACGCAATCAGTCTCTCTACATCCTTATTTGAATGTCTGACATTAGAACCGGAATTTTACGCTCAGGTCAGCGACCTTATCGAAGCCGGATTGTTTACGTCCAGGCATCGTTTCAAGACCGATGAAGCTCTGCTAGTAGGGGAGCGTTACTCCCGCAAAGACGTATGCCGCCTTCTGAACTGGGAATCAAACCAGCAGAGCACAATCTACGGGTACAAGGTTGATAAGGCGACGGGGACCTGCCCGATCTTCATCACCTATCACAAGGACGATGAGATCGATGCGAGTGTGAAGTACCAGGATGAGTTTCTGGATCCCTCTCACCTGACGTGGTTCACTCGCAGTCGACGTACCCTCAAGAGCAAAGAAGTCCAGGCAATCGTAGAGAATCGGCCTGTGATCCACGTGTTCGCCAAGAAGGATGATGCTGAGGGGACAGATTTCTTCTACCTTGGCACGGCGTCAAGTTCCGCAGCACAGGAAACCCGCATGGGAGAGGACGAAGCTGCGATGCTTCCTGTAGTGAAGATGCAACTAAAATTATCGGGACCAATTGAGTCCAGCCTGTATGAGTACCTTGTGACGAGTGGCACGAACAACGAGTAG